The Chitinophagaceae bacterium DNA window CAGAATCACAAATAGCATTATTTAGTTATAGAATAAATCACTTAACAGAGCATCTAAAAACGCATAAAAAAGACCATTCCACGCGATTAGGACTTTTAAAGCTGGTAGGAAAAAGAAAACGACTCCTAACCTATCTTAACAAAACAAATATAGAAAGATACAGAACAGTTGTTACAGAACTCAATATTAGAAAATAAATACTCATTTTAGAATTGCAAAGTATCTTTATTGTCATTTACAATACAATAAACTCATAAGCAATAGCTAAATAAATACCTAAAAATATGTACCCGAATTTTATAAGTAAAACCATTGTATTATCTGATGGTAGAGAAATATCCATAGAAACAGGAAAGTTAGCAAAACAATCAGATGGATCAGTAGTAGTAAAAATGGGAAAAACCATGCTATTAGCCACAGTGGTGTGTAATAAAGAAGCTAAAGAAGGATCTGATTTTTTACCATTATCGGTAGATTATCAAGAAAGATTTTCTGCAGCAGGAAAAATACCGGGTGGATTTTTAAGAAGAGAAGGGAAGCTTTCTGACCACGAAGTATTGATAAGTCGCCTTGTAGATAGAGCAATTCGTCCACTTTTTCCTGATGACTTCCATGCAGACATACAAGTAAATATTTATCTTATATCATCCGATCCTGATGTAATACCTGATGCTTTAGCAGGACTTGCTGCTTCCGCAGCACTTATTATTTCTAATATTCCTTTTTTAGGTCCTATTTCAGAAGTACGTGTTGCTAAAATAGACGGAAAATATATCATAAACC harbors:
- the rpsO gene encoding 30S ribosomal protein S15, coding for MYITTEKKQELFEKYSPLKKSRDTGSSESQIALFSYRINHLTEHLKTHKKDHSTRLGLLKLVGKRKRLLTYLNKTNIERYRTVVTELNIRK